The following coding sequences are from one Diospyros lotus cultivar Yz01 chromosome 7, ASM1463336v1, whole genome shotgun sequence window:
- the LOC127806910 gene encoding uncharacterized protein LOC127806910: MDLCKNLLSHHLDMEDNSILHLAGTLAPLSKLKLIPGAVLQMQREMQWFQEVKKFLPSKFRLKDNEFGETPAARFTVQHEDLVREGENWMKGVANSCTIVASLIATIAFAAAITVPSGNHDNTGLPIFSNESAFIVFVFLNALSLFTAATSLLIHLHFTIWGK; encoded by the exons ATGGATCTATGTAAAAATCTCTTGTCCCACCACTTGGACATGGAAGATAACAGTATATTGCACTTGGCGGGGACACTGGCGCCTCTAAGCAAACTAAAACTAATTCCTGGTGCAGTACTTCAAATGCAACGTGAGATGCAATGGTTTCAG GAAGTCAAGAAATTTCTGCCATCCAAATTTAGACTGAAGGATAACGAATTTGGAGAAACTCCTGCAGCGCGATTTACTGTGCAACACGAGGACCTAGTACGTGAAGGAGAGAATTGGATGAAAGGTGTAGCAAATTCATGCACAATTGTGGCATCCTTGATCGCCACTATAGCGTTTGCTGCTGCAATCACTGTTCCCAGCGGCAATCACGATAATACTGGCCTCCCGATTTTCTCTAATGAAAGTGCATTCATCGTCTTTGTCTTTTTAAATGCATTATCTTTATTCACAGCCGCCACTTCTCTATTGATCCATCTTCACTTCACGATATGGGGAAAGTGA